A window of the Gossypium arboreum isolate Shixiya-1 chromosome 2, ASM2569848v2, whole genome shotgun sequence genome harbors these coding sequences:
- the LOC108461662 gene encoding pleiotropic drug resistance protein 1-like isoform X5, with protein MENGEAFRVGSARIGSSSIWRNNAMEAFSMSAREEDDEEDLKWAAIEKLPTYLRVRRGIFTEGEGQSREIDIENLGFIERRNLLERLVRIAEDDNERFLLKLKERIDRVGLDMPTIEVRFEHLNVEAEAYVGSRALPTIFNFSANILEGLLSYLHILPNRKKPLPILNDISGIIRPRRMTLLLGPPSSGKTTLLLSLAGKLGKDLKFAGRVTYNGHGMEEFVPQRTSAYISQYDVHIGEMTVRETLAFSARCQGVGPRYEMLKELSRREKEANIKPDPDIDIYMKAAALEGQEANVVTDYILKILGLEVCADTFVGDEMRRGISGGQKKRVTTGEMLVGPARALFMDEISTGLDTSTTFHIVNSLRQSIHILNGTALISLLQPAPESYDLFDDIILLSDGHVVYQGPRENVLEFFEYMGFQCPERKGVADFLQEVTSRKDQEQYWARKDEPYSFISVKELAEAFQSFHIGQKLGDDLAVPFDKSKSHPAALTKDKYGVSKKELLKACVSREYLLMKRNLFVYVFKMIQLIFIGVITMTIFIRTEMHRDTITDGGIFMGALFFILIMIMFNGFAELAMTILKLPVFYKQRDLLFYPSWAYSLPALILKTPISILEVTVWVFMSYYVIGFDPDVGSFFKNYLVLLCLSQMASGLFRLMGGLGRNIIVANTCGSFALLTVLVMGGFILTRDDVKKWWKWGYWISPLMYAQNAITVNEFLGKSWRHVPPNSTEPLGVLVMKSRGIFPEPHWYWIGVGALIGYCFLFNFLFTLALKYLDPFGKPQAVISKETLAERIASKTGGNIELSSRGRDSSGESLSWKVTSVNEANQKRKRGMVLPFEPLSMSFDEIKYAVDMPQEMKAQGISEERLELLKGVSGAFRPGVLTALMGVSGAGKTTLMDVLAGRKTGGYVEGTIKISGYPKKQETFARISGYCEQTDIHSPHVTVYESLVFSAWLRLPPEVNSETRMMFIEEVMELVELSSLRDALVGLPGVNGLSTEQRKRLTIAVELVANPSIIFMDEPTSGLDARAAAIVMRTVRNTVDTGRTVVCTIHQPSIDIFDAFDELLLLKRGGEEIYVGPLGRHSCHLIKYFEEINGIPKIKDGYNPATWMLEVTSAPQEEAIGVNFTNIYKNSELYRRNKALVKELSNPAPGSKDLYFQTRYSQSLLTQCIACLWKQYWSYWRNPPYTAVRFLFTTFIALMFGTIFWDLGSKRTRRQDVFNSMGSMYAAVLFIGFQNAASVQPVVAVERTVFYRERAAGMYSALPYAFGQVVIELPYILVQTVIYGIIVYAMIGFEWASHKFFWYLFFMYFTFLYFTFYGMMTVAVTPDHNIAGIISSAFFALWNLFSGFIIPRTRIPVWWRWYYWVCPISWSLYGLIASQYGDVQENFESGETVQHFVRNYFDFREEFVGVVAIVVVGICVLFGFIFAFSIKAFNFQKR; from the exons atggaGAATGGTGAGGCATTTAGAGTCGGCAGTGCACGTATTGGAAGTTCAAGCATTTGGAGGAACAACGCCATGGAAGCTTTCTCCATGTCTGCtcgtgaagaagatgatgaagaaGACCTGAAATGGGCTGCCATCGAGAAACTGCCTACATATTTGCGTGTAAGGAGAGGGATATTCACAGAAGGTGAAGGTCAATCAAGGGAGATCGACATAGAAAACCTTGGATTCATTGAGAGAAGGAATCTGCTGGAAAGGCTAGTAAGAATTGCAGAAGATGATAATGAGAGGTTCTTGTTGAAGCTTAAAGAACGCATTGATAG AGTTGGACTTGATATGCCAACAATTGAAGTCCGGTTTGAGCATCTGAATGTTGAAGCAGAAGCTTATGTGGGAAGTAGAGCGCTGCCTACCATATTCAACTTTTCTGCAAATATTCTAGAG GGATTATTGAGTTACCTTCACATTCTTCCCAATAGAAAGAAGCCATTACCAATCCTTAATGATATCAGTGGAATTATCAGACCTCGAAG AATGACATTGCTGTTAGGGCCTCCAAGCTCGGGCAAGACAACCTTACTATTGTCATTGGCTGGAAAGCTGGGAAAAGATTTGAAA TTTGCAGGCAGAGTAACTTATAATGGACATGGAATGGAAGAATTCGTGCCGCAGAGGACATCAGCTTACATAAGTCAATATGATGTTCATATAGGAGAAATGACGGTCAGAGAAACATTAGCTTTTTCAGCAAGATGTCAAGGTGTTGGACCTCGTTATG AGATGTTGAAGGAATTGTCTCGTAGAGAGAAAGAAGCAAATATCAAGCCTGATCCTGATATTGATATCTATATGAAG GCCGCTGCATTAGAGGGACAAGAGGCAAATGTAGTTACAGATTATATTCTCAAG ATATTGGGACTTGAAGTTTGTGCAGATACCTTTGTGGGAGATGAAATGAGACGAGGTATCTCTGGTGGACAAAAGAAGCGAGTCACTACAG GAGAGATGCTGGTTGGACCAGCAAGGGCACTTTTCATGGATGAGATATCTACTGGTTTGGATACTTCAACAACGTTTCATATTGTGAATTCATTAAGACAGTCCATCCACATCCTCAATGGAACAGCTCTGATCTCTCTGCTTCAGCCGGCTCCGGAGTCATACGATCTGTTTGATGACATAATCCTGCTTTCAGATGGCCATGTTGTGTATCAAGGTCCCCGGGAAAATGTACTCGAGTTTTTCGAATACATGGGGTTTCAGTGTCCAGAAAGAAAAGGAGTTGCTGACTTTTTACAAGAa GTGACATCAAGGAAAGATCAAGAGCAATATTGGGCACGTAAAGACGAGCCTTACAGTTTCATCTCTGTCAAGGAATTAGCTGAAGCATTTCAGTCTTTCCACATTGGACAAAAGCTAGGCGATGATCTTGCAGTTCCATTTGACAAGTCCAAAAGCCATCCAGCTGCTTTAACCAAAGACAAGTACGGTGTTTCAAAGAAGGAACTGTTAAAAGCTTGTGTTTCCAGGGAATATCTTCTAATGAAGAGGAATTTATTCGTATATGTGTTCAAAATGATTCAA CTTATTTTCATTGGAGTCATAACAATGACAATTTTTATAAGGACAGAGATGCACCGAGATACAATAACAGATGGTGGAATTTTCATGGGagctttgttctttattctcattATGATAATGTTCAATGGATTCGCGGAGCTTGCAATGACCATCTTGAAACTCCCTGTCTTCTACAAGCAAAGGGACCTTCTTTTCTATCCTTCATGGGCATATTCTTTACCTGCATTGATCCTTAAGACCCCAATCAGCATCTTAGAAGTTACCGTCTGGGTTTTCATGAGTTATTATGTCATTGGCTTTGATCCTGATGTTGGGAG CTTTTTCAAAAATTACCTAGTACTCCTATGTCTTAGCCAGATGGCATCAGGACTGTTCCGATTAATGGGAGGATTAGGAAGAAATATAATTGTTGCAAACACTTGTGGGTCATTTGCTTTACTTACAGTTCTTGTCATGGGAGGATTCATCTTAACTCGAG ATGATGTCAAGAAATGGTGGAAATGGGGTTACTGGATTTCACCATTGATGTATGCACAAAATGCCATAACTGTGAATGAATTCCTGGGGAAGAGCTGGAGACAC GTTCCTCCTAACTCTACTGAACCATTAGGAGTTTTGGTCATGAAATCTCGTGGAATTTTCCCTGAACCGCATTGGTATTGGATTGGAGTGGGGGCTTTGATTGGATACTGTTTCCTATTCAATTTCCTTTTCACATTGGCGTTAAAGTATTTGGACC CATTTGGGAAGCCTCAAGCAGTAATATCTAAAGAAACCTTAGCTGAGAGAATTGCTAGCAAGACTGGAGGGAATATTGAGCTATCATCAAGGGGAAGAGATTCTTCTGGTGA ATCGTTGTCTTGGAAAGTTACTAGTGTCAATGAAGCTAATCAAAAGAGGAAGAGGGGGATGGTTCTTCCTTTTGAACCCCTTTCGATGAGCTTTGATGAAATCAAATATGCTGTAGATATGCCACAG GAAATGAAAGCTCAAGGTATTTCAGAGGAGCGGTTGGAACTTTTGAAGGGAGTGAGTGGAGCTTTCAGACCCGGAGTCCTAACAGCTCTGATGGGTGTTAGTGGTGCTGGCAAGACCACTCTAATGGATGTGTTGGCAGGAAGGAAAACCGGTGGTTATGTCGAGGGAACGATCAAAATTTCAGGGTATCCGAAGAAGCAGGAAACATTTGCTCGTATATCCGGGTACTGTGAGCAAACAGACATCCATTCCCCCCATGTTACAGTCTACGAGTCCTTGGTTTTCTCTGCATGGCTTAGACTACCCCCGGAGGTCAATTCTGAAACCAGGATG ATGTTCATTGAGGAAGTTATGGAGCTTGTGGAGCTAAGTTCATTAAGGGACGCACTTGTAGGATTGCCAGGGGTGAATGGTCTTTCAACTGAGCAACGCAAGAGGCTAACAATTGCAGTTGAACTTGTTGCCAACCCATCCATAATATTCATGGATGAGCCTACATCTGGTCTTGATGCCAGGGCAGCAGCTATAGTAATGAGAACAGTAAGGAACACTGTCGATACAGGACGAACTGTGGTGTGTACCATCCACCAACCAAGCATCGATATATTTGATGCTTTCGATGAG CTGCTTCTGTTGAAAAGAGGAGGTGAAGAAATATATGTGGGTCCACTAGGCCGCCATTCTTGTCATTTAATAAAGTATTTTGAG GAAATAAATGGAATCCCAAAGATAAAAGATGGTTACAATCCAGCAACATGGATGTTGGAGGTTACTTCAGCACCACAAGAAGAAGCAATTGGTGTCAACTTTACCAACATATACAAGAACTCTGAGCTATATAG GAGGAACAAGGCATTGGTGAAGGAACTAAGCAACCCTGCACCTGGTTCCAAGGATTTATACTTCCAGACTAGATATTCACAATCGTTGCTCACTCAATGTATTGCTTGCTTATGGAAGCAGTATTGGTCTTACTGGCGAAACCCACCATACACTGCAGTGAGATTTTTATTCACAACTTTTATAGCTCTAATGTTTGGGACAATATTCTGGGATCTAGGCTCCAAAAG AACAAGGCGACAGGACGTTTTCAACTCAATGGGTTCTATGTATGCTGCCGTTCTCTTTATAGGATTTCAAAATGCTGCATCGGTTCAACCCGTCGTGGCAGTTGAAAGAACGGTCTTTTATCGAGAAAGAGCCGCTGGGATGTATTCAGCACTACCATATGCATTTGGACAG GTTGTGATTGAGCTGCCATACATTTTGGTTCAGACTGTCATTTATGGAATTATAGTGTATGCGATGATCGGATTTGAATGGGCTTCCCACAAGTTCTTCTGGTATCTCTTCTTTATGTATTTCACCTTCTTATACTTCACCTTCTATGGGATGATGACTGTGGCTGTCACTCCCGACCACAATATTGCTGGCATAATTTCATCTGCCTTTTTTGCACTTTGGAATCTTTTCTCCGGATTCATCATCCCCCGAACG AGAATTCCTGTGTGGTGGAGATGGTATTATTGGGTTTGCCCTATTTCTTGGAGCTTGTATGGACTAATTGCTTCACAGTATGGTGACGTACAGGAAAATTTTGAGTCCGGTGAAACGGTGCAACATTTCGTAAGAAACTATTTCGATTTCAGAGAGGAATTCGTGGGAGTCGTTGCAATTGTAGTAGTTGGTATATGTGTGCTCTTCGGATTCATCTTTGCATTCTCAATCAAAGCATTTAACTTCCAGAAGAGATGA
- the LOC108461662 gene encoding pleiotropic drug resistance protein 1-like isoform X7, giving the protein MENGEAFRVGSARIGSSSIWRNNAMEAFSMSAREEDDEEDLKWAAIEKLPTYLRVRRGIFTEGEGQSREIDIENLGFIERRNLLERLVRIAEDDNERFLLKLKERIDRVGLDMPTIEVRFEHLNVEAEAYVGSRALPTIFNFSANILEGLLSYLHILPNRKKPLPILNDISGIIRPRRMTLLLGPPSSGKTTLLLSLAGKLGKDLKFAGRVTYNGHGMEEFVPQRTSAYISQYDVHIGEMTVRETLAFSARCQGVGPRYEMLKELSRREKEANIKPDPDIDIYMKAAALEGQEANVVTDYILKILGLEVCADTFVGDEMRRGISGGQKKRVTTGEMLVGPARALFMDEISTGLDTSTTFHIVNSLRQSIHILNGTALISLLQPAPESYDLFDDIILLSDGHVVYQGPRENVLEFFEYMGFQCPERKGVADFLQEVTSRKDQEQYWARKDEPYSFISVKELAEAFQSFHIGQKLGDDLAVPFDKSKSHPAALTKDKYGVSKKELLKACVSREYLLMKRNLFVYVFKMIQLIFIGVITMTIFIRTEMHRDTITDGGIFMGALFFILIMIMFNGFAELAMTILKLPVFYKQRDLLFYPSWAYSLPALILKTPISILEVTVWVFMSYYVIGFDPDVGSFFKNYLVLLCLSQMASGLFRLMGGLGRNIIVANTCGSFALLTVLVMGGFILTRDDVKKWWKWGYWISPLMYAQNAITVNEFLGKSWRHVPPNSTEPLGVLVMKSRGIFPEPHWYWIGVGALIGYCFLFNFLFTLALKYLDPFGKPQAVISKETLAERIASKTGGNIELSSRGRDSSGDVNEANQKRKRGMVLPFEPLSMSFDEIKYAVDMPQEMKAQGISEERLELLKGVSGAFRPGVLTALMGVSGAGKTTLMDVLAGRKTGGYVEGTIKISGYPKKQETFARISGYCEQTDIHSPHVTVYESLVFSAWLRLPPEVNSETRMMFIEEVMELVELSSLRDALVGLPGVNGLSTEQRKRLTIAVELVANPSIIFMDEPTSGLDARAAAIVMRTVRNTVDTGRTVVCTIHQPSIDIFDAFDELLLLKRGGEEIYVGPLGRHSCHLIKYFEEINGIPKIKDGYNPATWMLEVTSAPQEEAIGVNFTNIYKNSELYRRNKALVKELSNPAPGSKDLYFQTRYSQSLLTQCIACLWKQYWSYWRNPPYTAVRFLFTTFIALMFGTIFWDLGSKRTRRQDVFNSMGSMYAAVLFIGFQNAASVQPVVAVERTVFYRERAAGMYSALPYAFGQVVIELPYILVQTVIYGIIVYAMIGFEWASHKFFWYLFFMYFTFLYFTFYGMMTVAVTPDHNIAGIISSAFFALWNLFSGFIIPRTRIPVWWRWYYWVCPISWSLYGLIASQYGDVQENFESGETVQHFVRNYFDFREEFVGVVAIVVVGICVLFGFIFAFSIKAFNFQKR; this is encoded by the exons atggaGAATGGTGAGGCATTTAGAGTCGGCAGTGCACGTATTGGAAGTTCAAGCATTTGGAGGAACAACGCCATGGAAGCTTTCTCCATGTCTGCtcgtgaagaagatgatgaagaaGACCTGAAATGGGCTGCCATCGAGAAACTGCCTACATATTTGCGTGTAAGGAGAGGGATATTCACAGAAGGTGAAGGTCAATCAAGGGAGATCGACATAGAAAACCTTGGATTCATTGAGAGAAGGAATCTGCTGGAAAGGCTAGTAAGAATTGCAGAAGATGATAATGAGAGGTTCTTGTTGAAGCTTAAAGAACGCATTGATAG AGTTGGACTTGATATGCCAACAATTGAAGTCCGGTTTGAGCATCTGAATGTTGAAGCAGAAGCTTATGTGGGAAGTAGAGCGCTGCCTACCATATTCAACTTTTCTGCAAATATTCTAGAG GGATTATTGAGTTACCTTCACATTCTTCCCAATAGAAAGAAGCCATTACCAATCCTTAATGATATCAGTGGAATTATCAGACCTCGAAG AATGACATTGCTGTTAGGGCCTCCAAGCTCGGGCAAGACAACCTTACTATTGTCATTGGCTGGAAAGCTGGGAAAAGATTTGAAA TTTGCAGGCAGAGTAACTTATAATGGACATGGAATGGAAGAATTCGTGCCGCAGAGGACATCAGCTTACATAAGTCAATATGATGTTCATATAGGAGAAATGACGGTCAGAGAAACATTAGCTTTTTCAGCAAGATGTCAAGGTGTTGGACCTCGTTATG AGATGTTGAAGGAATTGTCTCGTAGAGAGAAAGAAGCAAATATCAAGCCTGATCCTGATATTGATATCTATATGAAG GCCGCTGCATTAGAGGGACAAGAGGCAAATGTAGTTACAGATTATATTCTCAAG ATATTGGGACTTGAAGTTTGTGCAGATACCTTTGTGGGAGATGAAATGAGACGAGGTATCTCTGGTGGACAAAAGAAGCGAGTCACTACAG GAGAGATGCTGGTTGGACCAGCAAGGGCACTTTTCATGGATGAGATATCTACTGGTTTGGATACTTCAACAACGTTTCATATTGTGAATTCATTAAGACAGTCCATCCACATCCTCAATGGAACAGCTCTGATCTCTCTGCTTCAGCCGGCTCCGGAGTCATACGATCTGTTTGATGACATAATCCTGCTTTCAGATGGCCATGTTGTGTATCAAGGTCCCCGGGAAAATGTACTCGAGTTTTTCGAATACATGGGGTTTCAGTGTCCAGAAAGAAAAGGAGTTGCTGACTTTTTACAAGAa GTGACATCAAGGAAAGATCAAGAGCAATATTGGGCACGTAAAGACGAGCCTTACAGTTTCATCTCTGTCAAGGAATTAGCTGAAGCATTTCAGTCTTTCCACATTGGACAAAAGCTAGGCGATGATCTTGCAGTTCCATTTGACAAGTCCAAAAGCCATCCAGCTGCTTTAACCAAAGACAAGTACGGTGTTTCAAAGAAGGAACTGTTAAAAGCTTGTGTTTCCAGGGAATATCTTCTAATGAAGAGGAATTTATTCGTATATGTGTTCAAAATGATTCAA CTTATTTTCATTGGAGTCATAACAATGACAATTTTTATAAGGACAGAGATGCACCGAGATACAATAACAGATGGTGGAATTTTCATGGGagctttgttctttattctcattATGATAATGTTCAATGGATTCGCGGAGCTTGCAATGACCATCTTGAAACTCCCTGTCTTCTACAAGCAAAGGGACCTTCTTTTCTATCCTTCATGGGCATATTCTTTACCTGCATTGATCCTTAAGACCCCAATCAGCATCTTAGAAGTTACCGTCTGGGTTTTCATGAGTTATTATGTCATTGGCTTTGATCCTGATGTTGGGAG CTTTTTCAAAAATTACCTAGTACTCCTATGTCTTAGCCAGATGGCATCAGGACTGTTCCGATTAATGGGAGGATTAGGAAGAAATATAATTGTTGCAAACACTTGTGGGTCATTTGCTTTACTTACAGTTCTTGTCATGGGAGGATTCATCTTAACTCGAG ATGATGTCAAGAAATGGTGGAAATGGGGTTACTGGATTTCACCATTGATGTATGCACAAAATGCCATAACTGTGAATGAATTCCTGGGGAAGAGCTGGAGACAC GTTCCTCCTAACTCTACTGAACCATTAGGAGTTTTGGTCATGAAATCTCGTGGAATTTTCCCTGAACCGCATTGGTATTGGATTGGAGTGGGGGCTTTGATTGGATACTGTTTCCTATTCAATTTCCTTTTCACATTGGCGTTAAAGTATTTGGACC CATTTGGGAAGCCTCAAGCAGTAATATCTAAAGAAACCTTAGCTGAGAGAATTGCTAGCAAGACTGGAGGGAATATTGAGCTATCATCAAGGGGAAGAGATTCTTCTGGTGA TGTCAATGAAGCTAATCAAAAGAGGAAGAGGGGGATGGTTCTTCCTTTTGAACCCCTTTCGATGAGCTTTGATGAAATCAAATATGCTGTAGATATGCCACAG GAAATGAAAGCTCAAGGTATTTCAGAGGAGCGGTTGGAACTTTTGAAGGGAGTGAGTGGAGCTTTCAGACCCGGAGTCCTAACAGCTCTGATGGGTGTTAGTGGTGCTGGCAAGACCACTCTAATGGATGTGTTGGCAGGAAGGAAAACCGGTGGTTATGTCGAGGGAACGATCAAAATTTCAGGGTATCCGAAGAAGCAGGAAACATTTGCTCGTATATCCGGGTACTGTGAGCAAACAGACATCCATTCCCCCCATGTTACAGTCTACGAGTCCTTGGTTTTCTCTGCATGGCTTAGACTACCCCCGGAGGTCAATTCTGAAACCAGGATG ATGTTCATTGAGGAAGTTATGGAGCTTGTGGAGCTAAGTTCATTAAGGGACGCACTTGTAGGATTGCCAGGGGTGAATGGTCTTTCAACTGAGCAACGCAAGAGGCTAACAATTGCAGTTGAACTTGTTGCCAACCCATCCATAATATTCATGGATGAGCCTACATCTGGTCTTGATGCCAGGGCAGCAGCTATAGTAATGAGAACAGTAAGGAACACTGTCGATACAGGACGAACTGTGGTGTGTACCATCCACCAACCAAGCATCGATATATTTGATGCTTTCGATGAG CTGCTTCTGTTGAAAAGAGGAGGTGAAGAAATATATGTGGGTCCACTAGGCCGCCATTCTTGTCATTTAATAAAGTATTTTGAG GAAATAAATGGAATCCCAAAGATAAAAGATGGTTACAATCCAGCAACATGGATGTTGGAGGTTACTTCAGCACCACAAGAAGAAGCAATTGGTGTCAACTTTACCAACATATACAAGAACTCTGAGCTATATAG GAGGAACAAGGCATTGGTGAAGGAACTAAGCAACCCTGCACCTGGTTCCAAGGATTTATACTTCCAGACTAGATATTCACAATCGTTGCTCACTCAATGTATTGCTTGCTTATGGAAGCAGTATTGGTCTTACTGGCGAAACCCACCATACACTGCAGTGAGATTTTTATTCACAACTTTTATAGCTCTAATGTTTGGGACAATATTCTGGGATCTAGGCTCCAAAAG AACAAGGCGACAGGACGTTTTCAACTCAATGGGTTCTATGTATGCTGCCGTTCTCTTTATAGGATTTCAAAATGCTGCATCGGTTCAACCCGTCGTGGCAGTTGAAAGAACGGTCTTTTATCGAGAAAGAGCCGCTGGGATGTATTCAGCACTACCATATGCATTTGGACAG GTTGTGATTGAGCTGCCATACATTTTGGTTCAGACTGTCATTTATGGAATTATAGTGTATGCGATGATCGGATTTGAATGGGCTTCCCACAAGTTCTTCTGGTATCTCTTCTTTATGTATTTCACCTTCTTATACTTCACCTTCTATGGGATGATGACTGTGGCTGTCACTCCCGACCACAATATTGCTGGCATAATTTCATCTGCCTTTTTTGCACTTTGGAATCTTTTCTCCGGATTCATCATCCCCCGAACG AGAATTCCTGTGTGGTGGAGATGGTATTATTGGGTTTGCCCTATTTCTTGGAGCTTGTATGGACTAATTGCTTCACAGTATGGTGACGTACAGGAAAATTTTGAGTCCGGTGAAACGGTGCAACATTTCGTAAGAAACTATTTCGATTTCAGAGAGGAATTCGTGGGAGTCGTTGCAATTGTAGTAGTTGGTATATGTGTGCTCTTCGGATTCATCTTTGCATTCTCAATCAAAGCATTTAACTTCCAGAAGAGATGA